A window of the Gorilla gorilla gorilla isolate KB3781 chromosome 8, NHGRI_mGorGor1-v2.1_pri, whole genome shotgun sequence genome harbors these coding sequences:
- the ARL5B gene encoding ADP-ribosylation factor-like protein 5B, which yields MGLIFAKLWSLFCNQEHKVIIVGLDNAGKTTILYQFLMNEVVHTSPTIGSNVEEIVVKNTHFLMWDIGGQESLRSSWNTYYSNTEFIILVVDSIDRERLAITKEELYRMLAHEDLRKAAVLIFANKQDMKGCMTAAEISKYLTLSSIKDHPWHIQSCCALTGEGLCQGLEWMTSRIGVR from the exons ATGGGGCTGATCTTCGCCAAACTGTGGAGCCTCTTCTGTAACCAAG aacacAAAGTAATTATAGTGGGACTGGATAATGCAGGGAAAACCACCATTCTTTACCAATT CTTAATGAATGAAGTGGTTCATACTTCTCCAACCATAGGAAGCAATGTAGAAGAAATAGTTGTGAAGAACACTCATTTTCTTATGTGGGATATTGGTGGTCAGGAGTCTCTGCGATCATCCTGGAACACATATTACTCAAATACAGAG ttCATCATTCTTGTTGTTGATAGCATTGACAGGGAACGACTAGCTATTACAAAAGAAGAATTATACAGAATGTTGGCTCATGag GATTTACGGAAGGCTGCAGTCCTTATCTTTGCAAATAAACAGGATATGAAAGGGTGTATGACAGCAGCTGAAATCTCGAAATACCTCACCCTTAGTTCAATTAAGGATCATCCATGGCACATTCAATCCTGCTGTGCTCTCACAGGAGAAGG GTTATGCCAAGGTCTAGAGTGGATGACCTCCCGGATTGGTGTGAGATAA